GCGCCTCTTTTTTGGCGGGCGCGCTGCCCCGATCGTTAGCGCCCCGGGCGCGATGCGAGTGCCGCTGGCAGGTCGCCCCAGATCAAGCCGATGGATTGCCCCTCCTGACCGATTCACTGCGCTACGCCGTATTCGGCGACGTGCACGCAAACCTGACAGCCCTGGACGCCGTCCTGGCCGATATCGACCGGCATGGTCGGTTTGAAGCGATCATCTCCAACGGCGACCAGCTGGCCGGGGGTCCCCGCCCGCTCGAGGTGTGGGACCGGCTGCAGGAGCGCGGGGCGCTGATGCTGGTCGGCAATACCGAGCGCGATCTTCTGCTGGGCGACGTCCCTCCGCCCCCCTGGGGGCTGGCCAAACGCGGAATGCTCAAGGCGGTCTTCTTCTACTGCCGCGACCTGCTTTCCGAAGACCTGATTGAGACTGCGGCCGGCCTGCCGTTCGCGATCCGGATCAGGGCGCACGCTGATTCACCGGTGCTGATGATTGCCCACGCCAACGCCAACAACGTAGACGATTTCCTCACGCCGACCACCTCGCCGCGGGTTTACGATCGGCTGCTGGGCAAAGAGGACCGTCCGCAGATGCTGATTACCGGACATATCCATTCCCCGCAGGACGTTCTCATCGGCGGCGTGCGGGTGGTCCGGCCCGGCAGCGTCGGTCTCAAATACGAACGCGACGTCCAGCACCTTGCCAACTGGCTCGAGGTCTGGTTCGATCATGAAAACGACGCTTGGGCGTGCAGGCTGCACAAGGTCGAGTGGGACAATGAGACCGAGATCGAAGTCGGCAGTCGTCTCGACTACCCGGGCGTGACGATACTGCCCGGATTCTGGCGGTTCGAATAGGCCTGCAACATCCTTCGCGCGCTCCGCGCGGCTTATTGTTGACGCTTGCCGAGGTGGTGGGCGGGTTCCTGCTGGGATTGGCGGTGCTGGGCGGGATTGCATCCCTGGGAATCCTTCTTCTGGCCAGCCTCTTCGTCGATACGACCGACCCGGCGACGCGCTGGCCGCTGGTGCTGGGCGCGATTGCGATCACCGCGCTGGTCCTGTTTCGCAGCTACGGATTTGCAACCCGCATATTCCTGACCCGGCGCGGCTATAAGGTCAAACTCGGGGGGCCGCCGCCGCAGACGCTGGTCGACGAGATCCGCGCCGCCGAAGCCGAGCAATCCCGAACCCGATATGAGCCTTGACTGGCCGCGCACCGTTAGGACGCCGATGCTAAAAGGAATCGACCCGCTGCTGAATGCCGACCTGCTGTACGTTCTCATGGCGATGGGGCATGGTGACGACCTGGTGATCGTGGACGCCAACTTCCCCGACACCGCCAACGCCGAGCGCCTTGTGCGCCTCGACGGCAACAGCGCCACCGAAGTTCTGGCGGCGGTGCTGACCGTACTGCCGCTGGATACCTTCGTCGATGAACCGTGCGCGACGATGGCTCCGGTTGATGGCGGCCCGAAGCCGGAAATCGTTTCCGAGTTCGAACAGATCGCGGCCAGCGCGGAGGGCGGCCCGGTGGGATTCGAACAGGTGGAACGGTTCGAGTTCTACGAACGCGCCGCCGAGAGTTTTGCCATCGTCTCGACCAGCGAGCGGCGGCTCTACGGGAACGTGATCGTCAAAAAGGGCATCATCCCGCCCGAATAAGCGGCGGTGCGCGGGCCCCGGATCTGAGGACCAACTCATGCCCCTCTACATCAACGAATCTGAAGTCGAGTCCGTATTGGATATGGACTCGGTTCTGGATGCGGTCGAAGGCGTCCAGCGGCGGTTGGCGACCGGCGAAGCCGAGAACCTGCCGCGCCGCCGCATCCTCCAATCGGGACGGACCCTTCACCTCATGGCCGCCAGCGACGAGGGCTGCGGTTACGCCGGCCACAAGTCCTACCTGGCTACTGTCGGCGGAATCGCCTTCAGTGTGCTTCTTTACGAGATCGCCAGCGGCCAGCTGGCGGCGGTGATCGAGGCCAATCGCCTCGGGCAGCTGCGCACCGGCGCCGCCAGCGGGGTGGCCAGCCGCCACCTCGCCCGCCCCGAATCAAGCGCCCTCGGCATCGTCGGCGGCGGCTTCCAGGCCCGGACCCAGGTCGAGGCGATCTGCCGCACTCTGCCGATAAGGTCGGTGCGGGCCTTCCGGCGCGACCGCGAGCGGCTGGAGGGTTTTTGCGGCGAAATCTCGGATCGCTGCGGCGTGGCGGCCACCGCGGCCGAGTCGGCCGAAGCGGCGATCGACGGCGCGGACGTAATCGTTACCGCCACCAATTCCGCCGATCCGGTCCTGGACGGGTACCTGGAAAACGGCGTGCACGTGAATGCGATGGGTTCGAATCGGGCCAACGCCGCCGAACTGGGCCCGCTCACGGTCGGAGGCTTCGACCGGGTGGTCTGCGACGACATCGCCCAAGCTCGCATAGAGAGCGGCGACCTGCTGCGGGCCAACGCCGCCGGGACGTTTTCGTGGGGCACCGCAGTTGCCTTGGGCGACGTCATTGCCGGCAAGGCGCGGGGACGGACCGGCCCGGGGGAGAAGACCCTGTTCGAGTCGCTCGGAATTGCCGCCTGGGATATTGCGGCGGCGGCAATCGTCCTCGAACGGGCCCGCGACCGGGGCCTGGGGCGCGAACTCTGATTCGGCCCGCCGTCGGGCTGGAACCGCGTCAGCTTCTTCTAAAATCGCCCGCTCCGCCGTTCGCCGGCGGCGATCCTGCCCCC
This is a stretch of genomic DNA from Chloroflexota bacterium. It encodes these proteins:
- a CDS encoding metallophosphoesterase family protein, which produces MLYALAAANVQESIKFPSRRASSASFLAGALPRSLAPRARCECRWQVAPDQADGLPLLTDSLRYAVFGDVHANLTALDAVLADIDRHGRFEAIISNGDQLAGGPRPLEVWDRLQERGALMLVGNTERDLLLGDVPPPPWGLAKRGMLKAVFFYCRDLLSEDLIETAAGLPFAIRIRAHADSPVLMIAHANANNVDDFLTPTTSPRVYDRLLGKEDRPQMLITGHIHSPQDVLIGGVRVVRPGSVGLKYERDVQHLANWLEVWFDHENDAWACRLHKVEWDNETEIEVGSRLDYPGVTILPGFWRFE
- a CDS encoding ornithine cyclodeaminase family protein — translated: MPLYINESEVESVLDMDSVLDAVEGVQRRLATGEAENLPRRRILQSGRTLHLMAASDEGCGYAGHKSYLATVGGIAFSVLLYEIASGQLAAVIEANRLGQLRTGAASGVASRHLARPESSALGIVGGGFQARTQVEAICRTLPIRSVRAFRRDRERLEGFCGEISDRCGVAATAAESAEAAIDGADVIVTATNSADPVLDGYLENGVHVNAMGSNRANAAELGPLTVGGFDRVVCDDIAQARIESGDLLRANAAGTFSWGTAVALGDVIAGKARGRTGPGEKTLFESLGIAAWDIAAAAIVLERARDRGLGREL
- a CDS encoding ribose ABC transporter; protein product: MLKGIDPLLNADLLYVLMAMGHGDDLVIVDANFPDTANAERLVRLDGNSATEVLAAVLTVLPLDTFVDEPCATMAPVDGGPKPEIVSEFEQIAASAEGGPVGFEQVERFEFYERAAESFAIVSTSERRLYGNVIVKKGIIPPE